In the genome of Telluria beijingensis, one region contains:
- the metW gene encoding methionine biosynthesis protein MetW, whose amino-acid sequence MNFDDLNTLRPDLAFIAHWVGEGAHVLDVGCGDGAMLRYLESGKRCSGYGLEIADDKVLESTTRGINVIQHDMEKGLGLFGDNTFDTVLCLNSLQMMQHVEALLRDIVRVGTEAIVSFPNFAHWPHRLALLKGRMPMSRSLPYKWYDTPNVRYATIYDFQELAVSCGLEVLECVALADGEVVTFLPNLRGSLAVFRLRKKATPAL is encoded by the coding sequence ATGAACTTCGACGACCTGAATACCCTGCGCCCCGACCTGGCCTTCATCGCGCACTGGGTGGGCGAGGGCGCCCACGTGCTGGACGTCGGCTGCGGCGACGGCGCCATGCTGCGCTACCTGGAATCCGGCAAGCGCTGCTCGGGCTATGGCCTCGAGATCGCCGACGACAAGGTATTGGAGAGCACCACGCGCGGCATCAACGTGATCCAGCACGATATGGAGAAGGGGTTGGGCCTGTTCGGCGACAATACCTTCGACACCGTGCTGTGCCTGAATTCGCTGCAGATGATGCAGCACGTCGAGGCGCTGCTGCGCGATATCGTGCGGGTGGGGACCGAGGCCATCGTGTCCTTCCCCAATTTCGCGCACTGGCCGCACCGGCTTGCGCTGCTCAAGGGCCGCATGCCGATGTCGCGTTCGCTGCCCTATAAATGGTATGACACGCCAAATGTGCGGTATGCCACGATCTACGATTTCCAGGAACTGGCGGTGTCGTGCGGCCTTGAAGTGCTGGAGTGCGTGGCGCTGGCCGATGGCGAGGTCGTTACATTCCTGCCGAACCTGCGCGGCAGCCTGGCGGTATTCCGTTTGCGCAAGAAAGCAACGCCAGCGCTGTAA
- the metX gene encoding homoserine O-succinyltransferase MetX codes for MGSLGIVTPQAMHFAEPLRLQSGAQLGDYTLMYETYGTLNADKSNAVLICHALNASHHVAGHYATPKSAGWWDNMVGPGKPVDTDRFFVIGINNLGSCFGSTGPMHVNPATGKPYGAAFPLVTVEDWVAAQARLADRLGIEQFAAVMGGSLGGMQALSWSIMFPERLRHCIVIASTPKLSAQNIAFNDVARQAILTDPDYRGGDFYEHGVVPKNGLKVARMVGHITYLSNDDMAEKFGRKLRNAAETNDYNFDFGIDFEIESYLRYQGDKFSEYFDANTYLLITKALDYFDPAREHGGDLTKALAGTKAQFLLASFTTDWRFSPERSREIVEALISNRRRVSYAEIDAPHGHDAFLLEDARYMNVVRAYYNRIALEVA; via the coding sequence ATGGGATCTCTTGGAATAGTCACACCGCAGGCGATGCATTTCGCCGAACCCCTGCGCCTGCAGAGCGGCGCCCAGCTCGGCGACTACACGCTGATGTATGAAACCTATGGCACGCTCAACGCCGACAAGTCGAACGCGGTGCTGATCTGCCATGCGCTCAACGCCTCGCACCACGTGGCCGGCCACTATGCCACGCCGAAAAGCGCAGGCTGGTGGGACAATATGGTCGGCCCGGGCAAGCCGGTCGACACCGACCGCTTCTTCGTCATCGGCATCAACAACCTCGGTTCCTGCTTCGGCTCGACCGGCCCGATGCACGTGAACCCGGCCACCGGCAAGCCGTATGGCGCCGCCTTCCCGCTGGTGACGGTCGAAGACTGGGTCGCGGCCCAGGCGCGCCTGGCCGACCGCCTCGGCATCGAACAATTCGCCGCCGTGATGGGCGGCTCGCTGGGCGGCATGCAGGCCCTGTCGTGGAGCATCATGTTCCCCGAGCGCCTGCGCCACTGCATCGTGATCGCCTCCACGCCCAAGCTGTCGGCCCAGAACATCGCCTTCAACGACGTTGCGCGCCAGGCGATCCTGACCGATCCGGACTACCGCGGCGGCGACTTCTACGAGCACGGCGTGGTGCCGAAGAACGGCCTGAAAGTGGCGCGCATGGTCGGCCACATCACCTACCTGTCGAACGACGACATGGCCGAGAAATTCGGACGCAAGCTGCGCAACGCGGCCGAAACCAACGACTACAACTTCGACTTTGGGATCGACTTCGAGATCGAGTCCTATTTGCGCTACCAGGGCGACAAGTTTTCGGAATACTTCGACGCCAACACCTATTTGTTGATCACCAAGGCGCTGGATTACTTCGATCCGGCGCGCGAGCATGGCGGCGACCTGACGAAGGCGCTGGCGGGAACGAAGGCCCAGTTCCTGCTCGCCTCGTTCACCACCGACTGGCGCTTCTCGCCCGAGCGCAGCCGCGAGATCGTCGAAGCGTTGATCTCCAACCGGCGCCGCGTCAGCTATGCCGAGATCGACGCGCCGCACGGCCACGACGCCTTCCTGCTCGAGGATGCACGCTATATGAACGTGGTGCGCGCCTATTACAACCGCATCGCGCTGGAGGTCGCATGA
- the ptsP gene encoding phosphoenolpyruvate--protein phosphotransferase has translation MASFLLHGIPVSRGIAIGRAHLLTPAALDVKHYIVADDQVENEVRRLQDAIAAVHRNLQELWTDLPKDAPTELGAFIDVHALILSDPMISEAPLDIIRARHYNAEWALVTQIDELSAQFDEIEDEYLRERKHDIQQVADRVLKVLTGSALNVPPIVVDEDQPPPQMIVVAHDISPADMLAFRERDGGTPSFIGFVTDVGGQNSHTAIVARSLDIPAVVGMDQASRLVEQDDWVIVDGDAGVVICNPSQLVLEQYRERQAALAKARKRLLKLKKTPAVTQDGTPITLLANIELPDDCPAALEAGANGVGLFRSEFLFMGRGAQGLLIPDEDEQFEQYRKAVLAMKGRPVTIRTLDVGADKPLDQTDQTALNPALGLRAIRYCLAEPQMFLTQLRAILRASAFGKVKILIPMLAHAFEIDQTLNMIEQAKAQLRDESIKYDEGIEVGAMIEIPAAALALPLFVRRMDFLSIGTNDLIQYLLAIDRVDYEVAHLYNPLHPAVLQLIASTIATGRKAGLDVAVCGEMAGDVKLTRLLLGMGLREFSMHPAQLLAVKQEILNTDLGAVTTRTRRILRAMEPGEIASAVEQLQTL, from the coding sequence ATGGCCTCCTTCCTCCTTCACGGCATACCGGTCTCGCGCGGGATCGCGATCGGCCGCGCCCACCTGCTGACGCCGGCCGCGCTCGACGTCAAGCACTACATCGTGGCCGACGACCAGGTCGAGAACGAGGTGCGCCGCCTGCAGGACGCGATCGCCGCCGTGCACCGCAACCTGCAGGAGCTGTGGACCGACCTGCCCAAGGATGCCCCGACCGAGCTGGGCGCCTTCATCGACGTCCATGCCCTGATCCTGTCCGACCCGATGATCTCGGAGGCGCCGCTCGACATCATCCGCGCGCGCCACTACAACGCCGAGTGGGCGCTGGTGACGCAGATCGACGAACTCTCGGCGCAGTTCGACGAGATCGAAGACGAGTACCTGCGCGAGCGCAAGCACGACATCCAGCAGGTGGCCGATCGCGTATTGAAGGTCCTGACCGGCAGCGCCCTGAACGTGCCGCCGATCGTGGTCGACGAAGACCAGCCGCCGCCGCAGATGATCGTGGTGGCGCACGATATCTCGCCGGCCGACATGCTCGCCTTCCGCGAGCGCGACGGCGGGACGCCATCGTTCATCGGCTTCGTGACCGACGTCGGCGGCCAGAACTCGCACACCGCCATCGTCGCGCGCAGCCTGGACATCCCGGCCGTGGTGGGCATGGACCAGGCTTCGCGCCTGGTCGAGCAGGACGATTGGGTGATCGTCGACGGCGACGCCGGCGTGGTGATCTGCAATCCGAGCCAGCTGGTGCTCGAACAGTACCGCGAGCGCCAGGCGGCGCTGGCCAAGGCGAGAAAGCGCCTGCTCAAGCTCAAGAAGACGCCGGCCGTGACCCAGGACGGCACCCCGATCACGCTACTGGCCAATATCGAACTGCCCGACGACTGCCCGGCCGCGCTGGAGGCGGGCGCCAACGGCGTCGGCCTGTTCCGCTCCGAATTCCTGTTCATGGGCCGCGGCGCCCAGGGCCTCCTGATTCCGGACGAAGACGAGCAGTTCGAGCAGTACCGCAAGGCGGTGCTGGCGATGAAGGGCCGCCCGGTGACGATCCGCACGCTCGACGTCGGCGCCGACAAGCCGCTCGACCAGACCGACCAGACCGCGCTCAATCCGGCCCTGGGCCTGCGCGCGATCCGCTACTGCCTGGCCGAGCCGCAGATGTTCCTGACCCAGTTGCGCGCCATCCTGCGCGCGTCGGCCTTCGGCAAGGTGAAGATCCTGATCCCGATGCTGGCGCATGCCTTCGAGATCGACCAGACCCTGAACATGATCGAGCAGGCCAAGGCCCAGCTGCGCGACGAGAGTATCAAATACGACGAGGGCATCGAGGTCGGCGCCATGATCGAGATCCCGGCCGCGGCGCTGGCGTTGCCGCTGTTCGTGCGGCGCATGGATTTCCTGTCGATCGGCACGAATGACCTGATCCAGTATCTGCTGGCGATCGACCGGGTCGATTACGAAGTGGCGCACCTGTATAATCCGCTGCACCCGGCCGTATTGCAGCTGATCGCCTCGACCATCGCCACTGGCCGCAAGGCTGGCCTGGACGTGGCGGTCTGCGGCGAGATGGCCGGCGACGTCAAGCTCACCCGCCTGTTGCTGGGCATGGGCTTGCGCGAGTTCTCGATGCATCCGGCGCAGCTGCTGGCGGTGAAGCAAGAGATATTGAACACCGACCTGGGCGCGGTCACCACCCGTACCCGGCGCATCCTGCGCGCGATGGAGCCGGGCGAGATCGCCAGCGCGGTCGAGCAGTTGCAGACCCTCTGA
- a CDS encoding HPr family phosphocarrier protein — translation MIQQELEIINKLGLHARASAKFTQLAAKYQSDVWLTRNGRRINAKSIMGVMMLAAGKGAKVTLEADGKDEEAAVAALAALVNDKFGEGE, via the coding sequence ATGATTCAACAAGAACTCGAGATCATCAACAAGCTGGGACTGCACGCCCGCGCATCCGCCAAGTTCACGCAACTGGCCGCCAAGTACCAGAGCGACGTCTGGCTCACCCGCAACGGCCGCCGCATCAATGCCAAGTCGATCATGGGCGTCATGATGCTGGCCGCCGGCAAGGGCGCCAAGGTCACCCTGGAAGCCGACGGCAAGGATGAAGAAGCCGCCGTCGCCGCCCTGGCGGCCCTGGTCAACGACAAGTTCGGCGAAGGCGAGTAA
- a CDS encoding PTS sugar transporter subunit IIA, with the protein MVGILLLTHAPLGQAFIAAVAHVFRGPTERFEAIDVAADQDIGEVNGLAREAIARLDEGDGVLVITDVKGGTPSNCCNSLADAGHVEVIAGISLPMLLRAITYRRDTLDVVVEMALAGAQNGAVRVDNRIRVG; encoded by the coding sequence ATGGTAGGCATCCTGCTCCTGACCCACGCGCCGCTGGGCCAGGCTTTCATCGCGGCAGTGGCGCACGTGTTCCGCGGTCCGACCGAGCGCTTCGAGGCGATCGACGTGGCCGCCGACCAGGACATCGGCGAGGTCAACGGCCTCGCGCGCGAGGCGATCGCGCGCCTCGACGAAGGCGACGGGGTGCTGGTGATCACCGACGTCAAGGGCGGCACGCCGTCCAATTGCTGCAACTCGCTGGCCGACGCCGGCCACGTGGAAGTCATCGCTGGCATCAGCCTGCCGATGCTGCTGCGGGCGATCACGTATCGGCGCGACACGCTCGACGTGGTGGTCGAGATGGCGCTGGCGGGCGCCCAGAACGGCGCGGTGCGGGTGGATAACCGGATCCGGGTAGGGTAG
- the gshB gene encoding glutathione synthase → MKIAFLADPLSGFKIYKDSTFAMMREAARRGHAIYHFEQRDMVLEQGVVSARVAQIHLTGDADEWYRADPAVDVNLGEFDAILERKDPPFDMEYVYGTYLLELAERQGVCVINSPRAIRDHNEKMAIGQFSDYTSPTMVTSDAARLRAFHAKHGDVIFKPLDGMGGAGIFRVKSDGLNLGAIIETLTDNGRNTIMAQKFIPAIEKGDKRVLVIGGKPVPFVLARIPQGGEVRGNLAAGGLGVAQPISPREREIAEAIGPVLAERGLLLVGLDVIGDFLTEVNVTSPTCFQEIHDQAGFDVAAMFIDAVEQKVNK, encoded by the coding sequence ATGAAAATCGCCTTTCTCGCCGACCCTCTGTCCGGATTCAAGATTTACAAGGATTCGACCTTCGCCATGATGCGCGAGGCGGCGCGGCGTGGCCATGCCATCTACCACTTCGAGCAGCGCGACATGGTGCTCGAACAAGGCGTCGTCAGCGCGCGCGTGGCGCAAATCCACCTCACGGGCGATGCCGACGAATGGTACCGAGCCGATCCGGCGGTGGACGTCAACCTGGGCGAATTCGACGCCATCCTCGAGCGCAAGGATCCGCCGTTCGACATGGAATATGTCTACGGCACTTATCTGCTGGAACTGGCCGAGCGCCAGGGCGTGTGCGTGATCAACAGCCCGCGCGCGATCCGCGACCACAACGAAAAGATGGCCATCGGCCAGTTCAGCGACTACACCTCGCCGACCATGGTCACGTCCGACGCAGCGCGCCTGCGCGCCTTCCACGCCAAGCACGGCGACGTGATCTTCAAGCCGCTGGACGGGATGGGGGGCGCCGGCATCTTCCGGGTGAAAAGCGATGGACTGAACCTGGGCGCGATCATCGAAACGCTCACCGACAATGGCCGCAACACCATCATGGCCCAGAAATTCATCCCGGCCATCGAGAAGGGCGACAAACGGGTGCTGGTCATCGGCGGCAAGCCGGTGCCCTTCGTGCTGGCGCGCATCCCGCAGGGTGGCGAAGTGCGCGGCAACCTCGCCGCCGGCGGCCTGGGCGTGGCCCAGCCGATCAGCCCGCGCGAGCGCGAGATCGCCGAAGCCATTGGCCCGGTGCTGGCCGAGCGCGGCCTGTTGCTGGTAGGATTAGACGTGATCGGCGACTTCTTGACCGAAGTCAACGTGACCAGCCCGACCTGTTTCCAGGAGATCCATGACCAGGCCGGATTCGACGTGGCCGCGATGTTCATCGACGCGGTCGAACAAAAGGTAAACAAATAA
- a CDS encoding class I SAM-dependent methyltransferase: protein MDTQPSQQAEQERIEDVYRNWHGGAALARYAWHRPEILQQVAARARGFAELLSCTVGSDLSAVQVLDVGCGTGGFLRQMIDWGAKPGNLTGTELQKDRLDHARRCTAHGVRWHLGTLDALPPAGYDLVTAQTVFSSVLDPALRRELAAQMWSALRPGGWCLVFDFRYDNPRNRNVRRVTRAELQAWWPGREQRYRSLVLAPPIHRLLAVAPYMVSELLTALAPVLRSHFMYVVRKDE from the coding sequence ATGGATACCCAACCAAGCCAACAGGCCGAGCAGGAGCGCATCGAAGACGTCTATCGCAACTGGCATGGCGGCGCCGCGCTGGCGCGCTATGCCTGGCACCGGCCCGAGATCCTGCAGCAGGTGGCGGCGCGTGCGCGCGGCTTTGCCGAACTGCTTTCGTGCACGGTCGGTTCAGACCTGTCTGCCGTACAAGTACTCGACGTCGGCTGCGGCACCGGCGGCTTCCTGCGCCAGATGATCGACTGGGGCGCCAAGCCAGGCAACCTCACCGGCACCGAGCTGCAAAAAGACCGGCTCGATCATGCGCGCCGATGTACGGCGCACGGGGTGCGCTGGCACCTGGGCACGCTCGACGCGCTGCCGCCGGCGGGCTACGACCTCGTCACGGCGCAAACGGTGTTTTCCTCGGTGCTCGATCCGGCCCTGCGGCGCGAACTCGCGGCCCAGATGTGGAGCGCGCTGCGCCCGGGCGGCTGGTGCCTGGTGTTCGATTTTCGCTACGATAACCCACGCAACCGCAATGTGCGCCGTGTCACGCGGGCCGAGCTGCAAGCCTGGTGGCCGGGACGCGAACAGCGCTACCGCAGCCTGGTGCTGGCGCCGCCCATCCACCGGCTGCTGGCCGTCGCGCCGTACATGGTGTCAGAGCTGTTAACGGCGCTGGCGCCGGTGCTGCGCTCGCACTTCATGTATGTAGTGCGCAAGGATGAATGA
- the gshA gene encoding glutamate--cysteine ligase, which yields MVPHLATAQTGPLLDLEKKILEATPAIERWFRLEWQEHTPPFYCSVDLRNAGYKLAPVDTNLFPGGFNNLPTEMLPLTVQAAMAAIDKYCPDARNLILVPETNTRNPLYLQNVARLMQIFRQTGLHVRLGSFSPDVTEPTPLALPDGNMLVVEPLVRSPNGRRVGLADFDPCTILLNNDLSAGIPAILENVHEQSLLPPLHAGWALRRKSNHLKAFDEVAKKFGKLIDIDPWLVNPLHSKCGEVDLRENVGTEELADNVSALFSKIKKKYKEYGMKERKPFVILKPDAGTYGMGVMTIKDASEVRDLTPAQRARMSVIKDGVAVTDLIIQEGVPTFESIDDAVAEPVVYMIDRYVVGGFYRVHAERGIDQNLNSPGSQYVPLAFAQQHAVPDLKAKPGTAAPNRFYVYGVVARLGMLAASLEMERTDPNPEVY from the coding sequence ATGGTTCCGCACCTCGCCACCGCCCAGACCGGTCCGCTGCTCGACCTGGAAAAGAAGATTCTCGAAGCCACGCCCGCCATCGAGCGCTGGTTCCGGCTCGAGTGGCAGGAGCACACACCGCCGTTTTATTGCTCGGTCGACCTGCGCAATGCCGGCTATAAACTGGCGCCGGTCGACACCAACCTGTTCCCGGGCGGCTTCAACAACCTGCCCACCGAGATGCTGCCGCTGACGGTGCAGGCCGCGATGGCGGCGATCGACAAGTATTGCCCGGACGCGCGCAACCTGATCCTGGTCCCGGAGACGAATACGCGCAACCCGTTGTACCTGCAGAACGTGGCGCGCCTGATGCAGATCTTCCGCCAGACCGGTCTGCACGTACGCCTGGGTTCGTTCTCGCCGGACGTCACCGAGCCGACGCCGCTAGCCCTGCCTGACGGCAATATGCTGGTGGTAGAGCCGCTGGTGCGCTCGCCCAACGGGCGCCGCGTCGGCCTGGCCGATTTCGATCCCTGCACCATCCTGCTGAACAATGACCTCTCGGCAGGAATCCCGGCCATCCTCGAGAACGTGCACGAGCAATCGCTGCTGCCGCCGCTGCATGCGGGCTGGGCGCTGCGCCGCAAGAGCAACCACCTGAAGGCCTTCGACGAGGTGGCCAAGAAGTTCGGCAAGCTGATCGACATCGATCCGTGGCTGGTCAACCCGCTGCACAGCAAGTGCGGCGAGGTCGACCTGCGCGAAAACGTCGGCACCGAGGAGCTGGCCGACAATGTGTCGGCGCTGTTCTCGAAGATCAAGAAGAAGTACAAGGAATATGGCATGAAGGAGCGCAAGCCCTTCGTGATCCTGAAGCCCGACGCCGGCACTTATGGCATGGGCGTGATGACCATCAAGGACGCCAGCGAGGTGCGCGACCTGACCCCGGCCCAGCGCGCCCGCATGTCGGTGATCAAGGATGGCGTGGCCGTGACCGACCTGATCATCCAGGAAGGCGTGCCCACGTTCGAATCGATCGACGACGCCGTGGCCGAACCGGTGGTGTACATGATCGACCGCTATGTGGTGGGCGGCTTCTACCGCGTGCACGCCGAACGCGGCATCGACCAGAACCTGAATTCGCCGGGCTCGCAATACGTGCCGCTGGCCTTCGCCCAGCAGCATGCGGTGCCCGACCTGAAAGCCAAGCCGGGCACGGCGGCGCCGAACCGCTTCTATGTGTATGGCGTCGTGGCGCGCCTGGGCATGCTGGCGGCGTCGCTGGAGATGGAACGCACCGATCCGAATCCGGAAGTTTATTGA
- the amt gene encoding ammonium transporter encodes MKHITTKILSAMLGLGLALPAMAAPSINKGDTAWMFVATLLVIMMVIPGLALFYGGMVRAKNMLSVLMQVMMVFSLIIVLWCLYGYSLAFTGNNAFIGGFDRAFLQGIWDPVAGTFSMGATFTKEVMIPEFIFVAFQGTFAAITCALIVGSFAERAKFAAVLAFIVIWFTFAYLPMAHMVWFWAGPDAITDAASLATVSAGAGYLWQQGALDFAGGTVVHINSAVAGLVGAYVIGKRVGYGKESMAPHSLPMTMVGASLLWVGWFGFNAGSALEAGDVAALAFINTLLATAAATVSWAAGEWIFKRKPSMLGAASGAISGLVAITPGAGFVGPMGALVMGLLAGIICLWGVTGLKRMLRADDSLDVFGVHGVGGILGALLTGVFAAPSLGGQGVWDYTTNAMATGYSIGSQVLVQAHGVVVTVVWSAIVAFIAFKLVDIVIGLRVPEDEEREGLDITSHGESAYRY; translated from the coding sequence ATGAAGCATATAACGACAAAAATCCTGTCCGCCATGCTGGGCCTGGGCCTGGCCCTCCCGGCCATGGCGGCGCCGTCCATCAACAAAGGGGATACCGCCTGGATGTTCGTCGCCACCCTGCTGGTCATCATGATGGTAATCCCGGGCCTGGCGTTGTTCTACGGCGGCATGGTGCGCGCCAAGAACATGCTGTCGGTCCTGATGCAGGTCATGATGGTGTTTTCGCTGATCATCGTGCTGTGGTGCCTGTACGGCTACTCGCTGGCCTTCACCGGTAACAATGCCTTCATCGGCGGCTTCGACCGCGCCTTCCTGCAGGGCATCTGGGACCCGGTCGCCGGCACCTTCTCGATGGGCGCGACGTTTACCAAAGAGGTGATGATCCCCGAGTTCATCTTCGTCGCCTTCCAGGGCACCTTCGCCGCCATCACCTGCGCGCTGATCGTCGGCTCGTTCGCCGAACGCGCCAAGTTCGCCGCGGTGCTGGCCTTCATCGTGATCTGGTTCACTTTCGCCTACCTGCCGATGGCGCACATGGTCTGGTTCTGGGCCGGTCCGGACGCGATCACCGATGCCGCTTCGCTGGCCACCGTCAGCGCCGGCGCGGGCTACCTGTGGCAGCAGGGCGCGCTCGACTTCGCGGGCGGCACCGTGGTGCACATCAACTCGGCCGTAGCCGGCCTGGTCGGCGCCTACGTGATCGGCAAGCGCGTCGGCTATGGCAAGGAATCGATGGCTCCGCACTCGCTGCCGATGACGATGGTCGGCGCCTCGCTGCTGTGGGTCGGCTGGTTCGGCTTCAACGCCGGTTCGGCGCTCGAAGCGGGCGACGTCGCGGCGCTGGCCTTCATCAACACCCTGCTTGCAACCGCCGCCGCCACCGTGTCGTGGGCCGCCGGCGAGTGGATCTTCAAGCGTAAACCTTCGATGCTGGGCGCCGCCTCGGGCGCCATCTCGGGCCTGGTGGCGATCACCCCGGGCGCCGGCTTCGTGGGGCCGATGGGCGCCTTGGTCATGGGCCTGCTGGCTGGTATCATCTGCCTGTGGGGCGTGACCGGCCTGAAGCGCATGCTGCGCGCCGACGATTCGCTCGACGTGTTTGGAGTGCACGGCGTGGGCGGCATCCTGGGCGCACTGCTGACCGGCGTGTTCGCGGCGCCGTCGCTGGGCGGCCAGGGCGTGTGGGACTACACCACCAATGCCATGGCCACCGGCTACTCGATCGGCAGCCAGGTGCTGGTGCAGGCGCACGGCGTGGTCGTGACCGTCGTCTGGTCGGCGATCGTGGCCTTCATCGCCTTCAAGCTGGTCGACATCGTGATCGGCCTGCGGGTGCCTGAAGACGAAGAGCGCGAGGGCCTGGACATTACCAGCCACGGCGAATCGGCGTACCGTTACTGA
- the glnK gene encoding P-II family nitrogen regulator, with product MKMITAIIKPFKLDEVREALSEINVQGMTVTEVKGFGRQKGHTELYRGAEYVVDFLPKIKIEAAVDDAIVDQVIDAIQGAARTGKIGDGKIFVADLSQVIRIRTGETGNDAL from the coding sequence ATGAAAATGATTACCGCCATCATCAAGCCCTTCAAGCTCGACGAAGTGCGTGAAGCGCTGTCGGAAATCAACGTGCAAGGCATGACGGTGACCGAAGTGAAGGGTTTCGGTCGCCAGAAGGGCCACACCGAGCTGTACCGTGGCGCCGAGTACGTTGTCGATTTCCTGCCCAAGATCAAGATCGAAGCCGCCGTCGACGATGCCATCGTCGACCAGGTAATCGATGCGATCCAGGGCGCCGCCCGCACCGGCAAGATCGGTGACGGCAAGATCTTCGTGGCCGACCTGTCCCAGGTCATCCGTATCCGCACCGGCGAGACCGGCAACGACGCACTGTAA
- a CDS encoding TorF family putative porin translates to MKCNAKFNAISLAILAFTSIPAMAQEQPAEHQVSYNASITSEYRYRGLAQTDFDPAVQGGVDYVHSPSGFYVGTWLSTIKWTKDLGGDGNIEWDVYAGKRGQLTDTVSYDVGGLYYYYPDNSLDPSANTFELYGRLGFGPAYIKYSHSTTNLFGTADSKQSGYLDVGADIDVGNGFLLNLHVGRQRVKNNSPASYTDYRVGVTKDFGVATVALAWHKANTDAYLSPEGKNLGKSAAVLSVSKTF, encoded by the coding sequence ATGAAGTGCAATGCAAAATTTAACGCAATCAGCCTGGCGATTCTGGCTTTCACCAGCATCCCGGCCATGGCACAGGAACAACCCGCCGAACACCAGGTGAGCTACAACGCGAGCATCACCAGCGAATACCGTTACCGCGGTCTTGCGCAAACCGATTTCGACCCTGCCGTGCAAGGCGGCGTCGACTACGTCCATAGCCCATCCGGCTTTTACGTAGGCACTTGGCTGTCCACCATCAAATGGACCAAGGATCTGGGTGGCGACGGCAATATCGAATGGGACGTCTACGCCGGCAAGCGCGGCCAGCTGACCGACACGGTCAGCTACGACGTCGGAGGACTGTATTACTACTATCCGGACAATAGCCTGGATCCGAGCGCGAACACCTTCGAGCTGTATGGCCGACTCGGCTTCGGTCCCGCCTACATCAAGTATTCGCACTCGACGACCAATCTGTTCGGGACCGCCGACAGCAAGCAGAGCGGATACCTGGACGTGGGCGCCGACATCGACGTGGGCAATGGCTTCCTGCTCAACCTGCACGTCGGCCGCCAGCGCGTCAAGAACAACAGCCCGGCGTCGTACACCGACTACCGGGTTGGCGTAACGAAGGACTTCGGGGTCGCCACCGTGGCCCTGGCCTGGCACAAGGCGAATACCGACGCCTACCTGAGTCCGGAAGGCAAGAACCTGGGCAAATCGGCCGCCGTGCTGTCCGTGTCAAAAACTTTTTGA